In a genomic window of Blastocatellia bacterium:
- the folK gene encoding 2-amino-4-hydroxy-6-hydroxymethyldihydropteridine diphosphokinase, with product MMSSEHTAVIGLGSNLGDRQSYLARAREMLAMAGVVESASPIYETEPVDYTDQPDFLNQVVVLRTSCTPLELLRLCLSIERTLGRERLLAKGPRTIDLDLLLYDDLSLDIVEEGDRLIIPHPRLHERRFVLVPLCDLFPAGIHPVLGKSFAELLTEVNDRARVILWSAEG from the coding sequence ATGATGAGCAGCGAGCATACCGCAGTGATCGGTCTGGGATCAAATCTCGGCGACCGTCAGTCGTATCTGGCGCGCGCCCGCGAGATGCTGGCGATGGCGGGAGTGGTGGAAAGCGCCTCGCCGATCTATGAGACGGAGCCGGTGGATTATACCGATCAGCCCGATTTCCTCAATCAGGTCGTCGTCCTGCGCACCTCCTGCACCCCTCTGGAACTTTTGCGGCTGTGCCTCTCCATTGAGCGAACCCTCGGTCGAGAGCGTCTCCTCGCCAAGGGTCCGCGCACGATTGATCTCGACCTCTTGCTCTACGATGATCTGAGCCTGGACATCGTCGAGGAAGGCGACCGACTCATCATCCCCCATCCGCGCTTACACGAGCGGCGATTCGTTCTCGTGCCGCTGTGCGATCTCTTTCCCGCCGGCATTCATCCCGTCCTGGGGAAATCGTTCGCCGAGCTTTTGACCGAAGTGAACGATCGGGCCCGCGTGATCCTCTGGTCGGCAGAGGGGTGA